In Candidatus Trichorickettsia mobilis, the genomic window TTCGGTAATAACGTCTAACAGCTTTACGACCCTCTACAAACTCTTGCTTTTGTAAATATTTTGCCATTCGTCGCATCCCATAATATGGGTGCATAGTATAAGTCTCATCGATTAGATGCACAATCTTTAAATCGTGCTCATCTATGCCAGCAGGCTTATAATAACATATTGATCTATTAACATTCAGCAGCTCACATTGTTTTATAACCGTTAACTGCTCAAACTAGGTTCTATCATGCTACACCTAGCTTTTAAATCCAAACAATGTAGATTTTTTTATGTAAAGTCACGCTCTACACTCAACTGACCTATTTGCTCATATAAACTATTAATTAAATCTTGCTGATTCGGACTCAGTACCATGAGCCTTAGATTTAAATCCATGTATCAGCAGCTCTAACCCTCGCTTCTTCCAATTGGTTATTTGAGTAGCATGTACACCGTACTTACTGGTTATTTGAGCTATAGTTAATTCACCTTTGATTGCTTCTATCACAATCTTGTCTTTTTCTTCTGACGCTTATTGTTTAGCTTGTTTTTTCATCTCTAGCTCCATTAGCTTGCTAGAATATTATATTTCATTTCTTTTAAATCTCTGTCCATATTATGGGGACCATTATATCTTGCCATGGTGGAAAGTCTTTAGGTAATAAACACCACTGGTAGCCGC contains:
- a CDS encoding IS3 family transposase, which encodes MKQCELLNVNRSICYYKPAGIDEHDLKIVHLIDETYTMHPYYGMRRMAKYLQKQEFVEGRKAVRRYYRIIGLEAVYPKMNLSKRNQAHKVYPYLLNGFDIISANQSVECGYKCAVQKRLER